The Aedes albopictus strain Foshan chromosome 1, AalbF5, whole genome shotgun sequence genomic interval TCTGAATATAATATTTCTTTTAGATTTTGTGAATCATCTGGATCTTTCGGATATTCTGGATCTGTTGGATCTTCTAGATTACCTAAATCTTCTGGATCTTTTAGAACTTCTGGATCCTAAAAATATTCTTGgtgttcttgtgtcttcttgtgtcttctgggttttctgggtcttctggttcttctgggtcttcttgtgtcttctgggtcttctgggtcttctaggtcttctgggtcttctgggtcttctgggtcttctgggtcttatgGGCCTTCTGGgccttctgggtcttctgagtcttccggtttttttttctttttatttatgaattttaacttaggctcaTTCTTCACacagtcttctgggtcttctgtgacttctgggtcttctggttcTTTTAAGTCTTCAGGATCCTCTGAATATAATATTTCTTTTAGATTTTGTGAATCATCTGGATCTTTCGGATATTCTGGATCTGTTGGATCTTCTAGATTACCTACATCTTCTGGATCTTTTAGAACTTCTGGATCCTAAAAATATTCTTGGTGtttttgtgtcttcttgtgtcttcttgtgtcttcttgtgtcttcttgtgtcttcttgtgtcttcttgtgtcttcttgtgtcttcttgtgtcttcttgtgtcttcttgtgtattcttgtgtcttcttgtgtcttcttgtatcttctgggtcttcttggtcttctgggtcttctgagtcttctgggtaTTCTTGTACGTTTGTTTAATAACGTTTTCGATGTTTAACTTCAACAAATGATGCCGAATAAGAAGTAAAAAGTAAGCAGTGGTGAGTGAGGAGTGACCAGAGCAGAATGTGGATTTAGCAGTAAAAGTAAGAAACTGGAATAAGCTATGAGGAATAACCAGTGAAGAAGTGAGGAATGAGAAATGAGCAGAGTGAAATATGAGAAGTTTGGAGTGATAGGACTGAGCTGTGATAAGTGCGGGGTAAGCAGTGAATAGTGAATATTGATTTGTGAGGAATGCAAAACAGTGACTCAATTCTGAGTAGCGTAGCGAGGAGTGGGCAGGGAGGCGTTAGCAGTGAGTAGTATGAGTGAGCATTGATTTCTGAGTAATGAACAAAGAAGAGTAAATGAGAAGAGAGCAGTGCTGTGTGAAAGAGTGAGGAATGCGATGTGAGTAGTAAGTAGTAGTGGTAAGAGAGAAGTGACAAGAGTGATAAGTGAGAAGTGACAAGAGAGAAGTAGTGTAGAATGTGAAGTAAGAAGTGAGCAATGTCAAGCAATGAGAAGTGAACTGTGAAAAGTGAGTAGCGAAGAGCGAGCAGTGACAAGTGAGCCAAGAGAAAAGTAAGGAATGAGTAGTGAACAGTGAGTCGTGAAGTGTCAGGAATGAGAAATGAGAAACATAGAGTGAGTAATGAGAAGGGACCATTGAAGAATGAGGAGTGAGCAGTGAGTGAAAAGGGAACATTGAAAAGTAAGACAAGTAAATAATGAGGAGTGTGAATTAGTGAAAATTGAAGAGTTAGTAATGAGAAGCGAGCAGCGATTAGTCAGAAGTAAGAAATAAGCAGGGCggaacgataaatgtaaaaaatTAAAAAGAGGAGTTTATAGCGCAGTGAGAAGTGCGAAGTTAGCAATAGCGAGTTAGGAGTGACCAGTGATAAGTGATTAGTGAAGAGAGAGAAGTGAGGGGTATCAAATGGGTAGTGTGGAGTGAGAAGTCAATAGTAAGGAGTGAGCAGTAAAAAGTGAAAAACGGGGAGTGGAAATAAAGAAGGAATGAACAGCGTTAATTGAGAAGTATGTAGTAAGTGAGGAGTTTGATGAGTTCAGGAGTGGGAAGTGGGGAAAAAGTGAGATATTAATAGCATGAGTTAGTATGAAAAACTAAAGAGCGTGGAGTGTGTATGAGTTAGGAGTGTTTAtcagtgaggagtgagaagtgagtgGTAAGCAGTAAGGAatgagcccgttccaaaaatacccattttgTTTGGGATTTCAAGAATTAAAAACTTACGCGTTCCTCTAAATTCAGTGACGAATGTCAATTCACTCGTTATCCTGATGAACGAGAGAAAAAATAGTGTTGATGTTCAAATCGCGTTTtctcatgggacaactatgctgcatgcATTGGTTATcgtaaaaaaatcaataattcctTCTTAGTAGCTGGTCACTAATCACCAACCATGGAAAGCGGATTAGCTATCAGACTAGAAAACTCACATGTTTTCTACCCCACCGGAGTTAAAGCTAAACATTTTCAGCCTTGGGTTTCAGCAGATCAATAGTTGTGTTCCATGGATACCATTTCTCGTCATATTCCTACGTTCATTTACTTGGAATCATTAGTATCGATGAGCTGATACGCAACAAATGGAGCGTTTAATATTTTTGGCCAGTATATTTACACGCTTAAAATTGGATTAGGATCTGGCACCCTAGAGCAAAATCGGCATAAAAATGGTCAGTTGCTCCACAAACTCTGCAAGTTCGGCACAGGACATGCCGGGATCAACACGCAATCGAAAAGCGCCTCGGAGATTGTAACCTAAGTACAAAGTGACTAGTGAACATTTGCTGAGCGAGCACTTGCGATGGCGGCGGCTTACTACGGTCCACCCGCGAACCTGTGGGGTCATGGAGTGACAAACCTCACCGTTGTCGATAAGGTTCCACCGGAGATCATGCACCTGGTCGATCCTCATTGGTATCAGTTTCCACCGCTGAACCCGCTGTGGCACTCGATCATCGGATTTGCCATCTTCGTACTGGGAATGATTTCCACCATCGGAAACGGGTTTGTGATCTACATCTTCTCCACGGAGAAGTCGCTGCGAACGCCGTCGAATCTGTTCGTGGTCAACCTGGCTGTGTCGGACTTCCTGATGATGGCCACGAATGCGACCACCATGGTGTACAACTGTTGGTTCGAAACGTGGTCTCTGGGACTGTTGATGTGCGATCTGTACGCTTTTACCGGGTCGTTGTTCGGATGCTGCTCGATCTGGAGTATGACCATGATCGCCATGGATCGGTACAACGTCATCGTGAAGGGTTTGTCCGGTAAGCCGCTTACGAATGCTGGGGCAAATGTAAGGATTGCGATCTGCTGGACGATTGGGATTGTTTGGGGCAGTATGCCGATGTTGGGCTGGAATCGGTATGTGCCGGAAGGGAATATGACCGCTTGCGGAACGGATTACCTTACGGACGATTGGCTCAGCAAGTCGTATATCCTGTGTTACTCGTTTTGTGTGTATTACGTTCCACTGTTCACCATCATCTACTGCTACGTTTACATTGTTAAGGTAAATCCGACCCTTTTTAGCACTGAAGCATTTAACGAAGATTTTCTTTTCCGAACAGGCTGTCACTGTACACGAGCGCACCATGCGAGAGCAGGCGAAACGTATGAACATCCAATCGCTTCGTCAAGGAGACGACGGTAAGGCCGCTGAAATGAAACTGGCCAAAATAGCACTGGTCACCATTTCGCTATGGTTCCTAGCCTGGACCCCGTACACTATCATCAACTACACGGGCGTGTTCAAAATCGCAAACCTTACGCCCCTGGGCACCATCTGGGGCTCGGTGTTCGCCAAGTGTAGTTCCGTGTACAATCCGATCGTGTACGGCATCAGCCATCCAAAGTATCGGGCGGCGCTGGTCCGACGGTTCCCAGCGTTGGGATGTAGCGATGATGCCACGACGGCCGGTGGTGGCGATGAGAAGTCGATGGCTTCGGGGGTGTCGGCAGTTAGTGGTGGGATGGCGGATGCGCCGACTGCAACAACGACCGCTTGAAAAGGGGTAAAGAATGGATTTTTTGATATTGACCTGGCAATTTTCTGTATAATATTCTACTAATTTATGTTGTGCTCAGAAATAAAAATTGACTATTATGGCAAACACATTCAGAGCCCatcaattattgaagaaatatcaacatcctaatcttgaaaaatattttcagaggaattcaatGAAGAGTAACAATCTGTTCCAGCCATCTTAGCCAACTACAGTTGAATCACTTGGCTTGATACGGAACCTCGCGATacaggcgacttgctccgccaaagctcaaCTCCTAAataaggcagcatcacactgcccacctcgtcatgatgcttgctaggggaaggaaacccaaggggaatgtcactaatctCTGTTTACACCagtggtcaccaaagtgcggcccgcgggccgcacgtgatgccgagttctctatgttgccgtaaaattccttgcaatgtttcttatggaGATTGTTCTACTCTTAAAGGAATCTAGAAAAACGTGTTGAATGATTCACAAATGGATCCAGGAGGTGCAATACAAGTAGTTGAGAAAataggcctgaggatcactggttTACACCCCACATTTGGAAATAACTGCAAGATTCAATTCTAAGAATTCTAGATTTTTAAATTTCCCGGTAAAAATAAAAGCGAATTACTTGCGTTGGTTCCTGCTGGAGATTCAAAATTTAAAGTACCGCTTTCTCTGCGTTTAGCAACGCACAATACTTCGCGTATTGATCCTTCGACGCCAAGTTTCTTCCTTATTTCCACTCGTGCTGGGCGTTTAACTAGTATGCGTTTTACGAATAGTATGTGTCCACATTTTTGGCAACAGCTCAAATTCTCAGCCAAAAGAGAACCTTTTTATTTATAGAGTTTTCCATATCTCTCCAATTTTGTGTGTCATTCAAATTCAACGAAGAAA includes:
- the LOC109421127 gene encoding opsin-1-like; protein product: MAAAYYGPPANLWGHGVTNLTVVDKVPPEIMHLVDPHWYQFPPLNPLWHSIIGFAIFVLGMISTIGNGFVIYIFSTEKSLRTPSNLFVVNLAVSDFLMMATNATTMVYNCWFETWSLGLLMCDLYAFTGSLFGCCSIWSMTMIAMDRYNVIVKGLSGKPLTNAGANVRIAICWTIGIVWGSMPMLGWNRYVPEGNMTACGTDYLTDDWLSKSYILCYSFCVYYVPLFTIIYCYVYIVKAVTVHERTMREQAKRMNIQSLRQGDDGKAAEMKLAKIALVTISLWFLAWTPYTIINYTGVFKIANLTPLGTIWGSVFAKCSSVYNPIVYGISHPKYRAALVRRFPALGCSDDATTAGGGDEKSMASGVSAVSGGMADAPTATTTA